GTCTCCCAGCTCCCCCGGGGGCGGCGCCAGGGCGGTGCAGCCCACAGCAGGGGATGCGCGGTGAGGGGCCTTGGCTCCGGGGtggccagagaaagaagaaagcagacagAGGCGCGCCAGGTTTCTGTACAGGAAGTCGGATTGTACATTTTAGTAACGGGTGAGAGAACCGAGGCATCGGGGCAACAGTGCGGGGGCCACGGGGCGAATAAGAGATCGAGAGCTAGGGCTTGGCGTAAGTCTTACAAAGTGTATAAAGAATCTGTGTTTCTCTACAATAACAAAACCCAAAGGCTACAGGAGCGGTTGTATATACAAAACATGGAAATATTGCTTCACTTGCAAACGGGGTCCTGACCAGACGGGAGACGAGACAGAGACGGGTGCGGGGAGGCGGGGAGAGCGCGGCGTGCAGAAAGGAGGGGAGACGGGGCCGGGCTCCCAGCGCACGTCTGCAGGCGGGTGCTGGAGTGGCACGCACAGGAGAGGTCGGAGGCGCGTGCGGTGCTGGCTGCGCGGGGCATCGGGACCGCCAGCTAAGAGCGTCCACCTGCCCCGGCCCCCTGCTGCATTGCTCTTCGTCCCCGGAGAGGGGTCTGGGTGGGGACCGGGAGCCAGCTAGGCCAActggccagagagggaaggaagcaatCGCTTCCTGGAGTCTGCCGTGGAAAACTGGAGAAGCCCGCTCGCCGTGCCCATCCTCCTGGCCTCTGGCCGGGCCGTCCATCCTGCCACCCTCCCTGGCCTGTCGGGCCCCAAGAAGAGCGGGTGCAGCAGCTGGGGCTTCTAGCTCTCCTCGGGCAGGACAGGAGCTGCCGCTGGACTCCTGTTCTTGCCTGGCCGTGTGGAGCTCCATGGCAGGGCGGGAGCCAGGCACAGAGTGAcagagggggtggggcagggggcacagCGTGGTGAGGGGGACGCAGGACGAGGACGTGCACGCACGCTCGGATGAGGGGCCGGTCACAGGTTCTGACAGCACTGCAGCTTGCTGGGTTTCTGGCCGTCGGTGGTGGGCGGCACACTGATGTCCACGACGTTGTTGCCAGGGGACTCATCATGGGCTGCGCGGTCCGCGATCTGCTTCTGTGACACGATGCGATAGATCTCTGCAATGGGGGCACGTGGGGTGAGTGCCCCCCTGCAGGACTCCTCTGgaggtcacctcctccagggagtcCACAGCCTTGCGGAAGGCCCCCCCTGTGCCTTGCACCCCCATCGCATCAGGCGCACAACGGCACAGGCTGGGCTCCTGCAGGCTCCCACCCGCTCATCCACTGTACCCCCACCCTTCGCCGAGGCCTCTTCAGAAGAAACTCCCAGAAGCCCACGGGGGCTGGAACCGAGGCCACTGCCCCCGCAGCTGTCCGAGCTGGCTGTTCTCTGGTGGAGCCAGGACGGGGCCCACCCATGGGAGCTGGGTCGAGGGGTCCCTGTGTTCCAAGTGCCAGCAGGGGCGGGATCTGGCCTGACCCCATGGAGCACGCCACGTCCCTCCTTGTGTGTGGACTGATAGGCAGGTTTAAGGAACGGGGTTTCCAGGGCTGTGTCCTGGAGTGCGTGACCAGTGTGGCTggtgccctccccaccccgccctcGGCCAGGCCCTGTGACGACCTGTGAGGATGTTCTTGAAAGCTTCCTCGACGTTGGTGGAATCCAGGGCTGAGGTCTCAATGAAGGACAAGTTGTTCTTTTCTGGAAGAAAGAGCATGTTGCGGTGAGCAGGCGGGGGCATGTGTGTGGCCCCCTGCTCCCTCTCAGGGACCCCGCCTGCCTAGCCTAGGAAATGAAGGATGGCAGGGGCCTCGGGGCAAGGCTGCCTGCCTTCCAGATGCTTCTCTGATACCTTGGTCATAGTCAGCTCAAGAGGTGGTCCCTGCAGAAGGCCCGGGGCCAGGTCAGATGGCCAGGGGTGAAACCCTGGCAGCCCTCTGGCCAGGCCCTCTTGGGCCCAGCACGTCCTCACCTGCGAAGGCCCGGGCCTCGTCTGTGGGCACGGCCCGCAGGTGGCGCAGGTCGCTCTTGTTGCCCACCAGCATGATGACGATGTTGCTGTCGGCGTGGTCCCGCAGCTCCTTGAGCCAGCGCTCCACGTTCTCGTACGTCAGGTGCTTGGCGATGTCATACACCAGCAGGGCGCCCACGGCGCCGCGGTAGTACCTGTGGGGACAGGGGCAGGGACCGGGTGAGCCGCACCAGCACCCACAGGGgtctctcagtttctgtgggcGACAGCTCTTTGGCCCAGGCACAGCGCCCAGCTGAGGGGCGGCTATCATGGCCTTGAGGGAGGGGCGCATGTCCTGAGGCCCCGGCCCTGGGCCCCAGACTCAGCTCAGGAAGGTAGGGACCTGTCAAGGGAGTCTGGAGTCAGAAGACACTTGTGGGGTCAGTCACAAAAAGGAGGGAAGGACACAGCACCTGTGAGAGAAAGGGCCACGGCTAGGCAGAAGCTCCAATGCCTGCTGTGGCCTGGCCCACCAAGGAGACCAGTGGACATATGTGCACCCCAAGGGATTAAGTACTACTCACCAGGAGGTGAGTAGACCTCAGTGGAGGGAGTCCAGGGGCCAGCAAATGACTGATAGGGAATGGCTGGGGGGTTGGGAGGGTCTAGGAAGAGACAGCCCAAGTGGGTCCTGATGGCTGGGTGGCCACGGGGAAGGAGTGCCAGGTCTGCGTGGGAACATGGGATGAGTGTGGGACAAGGTGTGAGCACTGAGGGGACCTGAGGGAAGAGGCAGGCTGGGAATGTGGCCCAGCAGGATGGGCCGAGCGGGCAGGGCTAGAGAGCAGGCAGAGTGGAGTGGCCTCAGCCAGGCCTGGTTAACAGCCCTCACCATGCAGCCACCACCCAGCAAAAGTGCAGAGCCTGAGAGGGACTCCGGGGGTGAGAGGGGCCGTGGGACATGCCCACCTGGGTGCTGGTGTTCCCGAGGGTCCCACAGTTCCTGAGGGTCTCATCCCTTCACCCTGGTTCCCCTGCTCTCAGGGGTGtgctctccccttctcctcccacccaacTCCTACCCATCCCTCAGGGCCCAGTGGCCCCGTGCCCAAGCCTCCtgcatctccccacccccaccactcaCGCGGAGGTGATGGCACGGTAGCGCTCCTGGCCGGCGGTGTCCCAGATCTGTGCCTTGATGGTTTTGCCATCTACCTGGATGCTGCGGGTGGCGAACTCCACGCCGATGGTGCTCTTGCTCTCCAGGTTGAACTCGTTGCGGGTGAAGCGCGACAGCAGGTTGCTCTTCCCCACGCCCGAGTCCCCGATGAGCACCActgtgggggcggggagggataCGGTGAGGCTCTGTGGGCCAGAGTGAGCCAAGACCCCGAATGCCAGCCACGCCCACCCACGGAACCTTCATAGCGCACCCTGGGGGCCAATGACGGGGCCGAGTCAGAGCTGTCCTGGAGCCCCTCAGCCGGGGCACCACACTGCCTGGTGCAGAGGCGAACAGAGTCCTTCAGAGCAGGGCTGCGCCACCTGGGGCACGGGGACTCAAGCACCCCGGCAGGCAGATGGCTTGGGGATCCACCAATCCCAGAACCTCCACTGTCGCCTGGGCAGCTGGGTACACCCAAGAAAGTCTCCAGGGCTGAGCAACCTAGGGCAAGTCGCTTAACCTCTCGGGGCTGCCTTTTCCACATGTGTGCAAGGAAGGACGGTAGCAAGAGGCCCCTCGGGGACGGGGACACCAGTTTCCTACTGATCAGGAACAGGAAATGAGAAGCCTCCCCCAACGCCCACCCCGCGGTCCCCTTACGGAAAGCTGTGCAGACCCCCACTCAGCACCAGCACGGCGCACCAGCTCAGGAGGAACAGGACAGGAACGTGCCCTCTGGACATAGCTGGGAAGGGACAGAGCCTGCCACCTTCTCCCAGCATCCCTGTCCCCAGGGTCAGACTGTCCTGCAGGGGTGTAGGAACAAGAGCACAGGGCAGAGCAGGCGGGCGGGTCTCTCCCGTCACCCCTGCCCAGCCACAGAAGCACGCCTCCGAGGCCCAGTCGCCCCAGGCTCTGGGGTAGAGCCACGTGAGGTGGTCCAGGAGGGCTGTCCTCAGACCTAGGGCACACCAGAGACTCGCGTCCATGCATGGACACGTTTGTGTGTAAGCGTGCATGCACCCATGGGTGTATGTATGTGCAGCgcaaggaaaacaatacatgGCCGTGTGACCAGATGCCCCAGCTGGAAACCACATGCACCCCCAGTGTGGGCCTTGGGCACTAGCATCCAAGGGTGGGTCCGCTCAGTGGAGAGCCATGGGGGCTGCAGGGTTGCTTACCCATGGGCCCGATGaaagttttatgtgtgtgtgtccagatCCCCGCCACTTCTTACCACCTTCACTGCCCCCACCCTGGTCCATGCTGCCgccatctctccctccctggggTCCCAGCGCACACACAGCCCCAATCAACAGTCTGTTCTCCTCGCGGCCGCCGGAGGGCGCCAGTGAGCTCCTTAGTCGGGTCCGGccctcctctgcccacagcccTCCCAAGGCCCCCTGCACCGCTGTGGTCCTGCGCCACCTCCCCCGTACCCTCCCTGCTCCCCGCTGCCCCTCACTCACTCCGCTCCTGCCCCTTGGGCCTCCTCGCTGGGACTCAAAGAAATGGGGTGCACGCTGTCCTTTGCCTGGGAAGTTCTTCCCCAGGTACCCGCCCGGGTCCTGCCCTCATCAACTCCGGGTGGGCCCTCAGATGGCACTTGATGGAGCAGGCCCTCCCTGCCGTCCGTCCTCTTAcagccccacccccccaacacTCCCCACGCCCCTCTCCTGCCTTTCCTCCgcggcccccgcccccacccctccccaggtcTCCCTTATTTGTTTTTGGCCATTCTGCCTCGAGGGCGGGCATCTGGGACACTGATTCCCCGCTGCATCCCCAGCCCCCGGCGCAGTGAAGGAATGACAGACGCAAAAGTGGCTGGCAGAGCCCTGGGCCCACATCTCCCCACACCTGGAAGATGCCCAGGTCACCATCCTCGGGCCACAGGCGAAGAGCGGGCAGGTGACGCAACCCCCAGGACACTGCACCCTCCCTGGGCTGGCTGCTTGAGAGCCAAGAATAAGGAGAACAGGAAGAATGTTCACTGAGTCTGGGCTGAGAAAGCCCTTCATGTGCATCGCCTCACACAGCCTCATgtaacccattttacagatgaggaaactgaggcacagacaggagTGACAAGCTCAAGGCACAtggtgagcaggaggcagagcaggggtCTGAGGCTTGCTCCCACCTCCCAACCATGCTCACCAGGTAGCAACTTGCCAGGGTCGCCTGGCTGGAAAGTGGTccagcaggatttgaacccaggttttctGGGTCCAGGGCTAAGCTTAGGCGTCTAGGTTCAGCCTCGTCATCTTCCACCACCTGGGGCATCTTGACCCCTGGGAGTAGCTGgcaaactcctgctcatccttcaaaacccctCGGTTCAGGCCCCTCTTCTCCCACCAAACCACCATACGGCCTGGCCCACACCACCTATGACAACAGTGCCAGTGTCCTctcgtgacaacatggatgccCACGCAAAGACTGCTGAGTTGACTTCAGAGAAAGGTGGAGATGGACACAGGCCTGTGGCCCAGAGCCGGGGACTCCCAACCATGCTGGGGCCTCAAATCAGCTCCTAGGCCATGCGAGGCCAGGCTGGACTGACTGTGGGGCCCACCAGCCACTCCCCCAACCCCTCACCTCCATCCCACGGCAGCCACAGAAACTGGGCCAAGGCCAGGGAGGTTTGCTCAGTTCTTACATCCTCAGGAACGGAACAGGAAATGAGGAGGAGGGTCCCTTTCGGGCCCTGCCCTGTATCCCCCACAgcccctcactctcctcccagGCTTGTCCCGGCTGTACTGTTTCCGGGTCCCCTTAGCCCCATCGGTCCTACCGGGGCCCAGCCCTAAAGGCTGTGTTTATCCAGTTCTCAGGGCCACCCCAGGGACAGATGTTGACACGGTTATTCCCTTTGTAAAGTTGGGGACACTCAACCCAGAGTGACCAAGTCCCCCAGCCCAAGGTCGCCCATTGAGCATAGAGCAGGATGAGTGCCACCAGCCACTGCCGAGACCAAGGGCAGAAGGCTGGGCTGTCCG
The Equus caballus isolate H_3958 breed thoroughbred chromosome 7, TB-T2T, whole genome shotgun sequence genome window above contains:
- the RAB11B gene encoding ras-related protein Rab-11B, producing the protein MGTRDDEYDYLFKVVLIGDSGVGKSNLLSRFTRNEFNLESKSTIGVEFATRSIQVDGKTIKAQIWDTAGQERYRAITSAYYRGAVGALLVYDIAKHLTYENVERWLKELRDHADSNIVIMLVGNKSDLRHLRAVPTDEARAFAEKNNLSFIETSALDSTNVEEAFKNILTEIYRIVSQKQIADRAAHDESPGNNVVDISVPPTTDGQKPSKLQCCQNL